Within Paenibacillus sp. RUD330, the genomic segment CATGCTCCGGATCGAAATACGCGTCGATGATCTCCTGCTGCCTGGCCGGACTCAGCTTGGCGATCGTAACGGCGGATGCCTCCGTCAGCGCGCCGCCGAAGCCTTCGATCGTCTGATAGGCTACATCGTCGTAAATGTTGATTAGCTGGTTCTCATGGCCATTATCGTCGGCGCGGAACCTCAGCTGCGGCATCTCCTGCAGCCTGTCTCCGGTGTCTCTTGCCGTCTGCAGCACCCTTGCCGTGCCGGCTTCCAGGACAGCGTATGCGCTTACAGCAATTCGGGTCGAATTAGTCCCTTCGCTCATGCTTCTCATCCTTTCCTGTACAATTGACTCTATTATAGGAGGAAAGGCCTTTCGGAATGAAGAAACAATATGGCTATGAACCTCAACGATCTGGTCATGAGGGGAGACATGCTCCCGGATTCCACCCATCTGCAGCCTTCGGGCCGAGTTTCAGAACTGCAGAACTGCAGAACTGCAGAATTGCAGAATTGCAGAATTGCAGAACTGCAGTTCTGCGGAACTGCCGAACTGCAAAATTGCCCAATTGCAAAACCTGCATTCCGTTCATTCCAGCTTCATCATTCTGATTTAAGCTGACTAGGAGAGGCGGTGCTTTCTTATGGACAAGGATCCTGTTACGCTGACCTTATGCGACTTTTCCAGGCATCTGCAGCCATTCCGCCAATCGTTCCGCAGCCTCGATACCTACCTCCTCCGCTTGCAGACGGAAGGAGAGGCCCGAGCGCTCATCGGCGGCGCGATGGCTGCAATCTTGCCCGGCGACCTGCTGCTCTATCGTCCAGGCGATGCCTACGACCTGCAGATCGAGGCTCCCGCTGCTGACAGCCGCTACGGTCCAAGCGCCGACTATTACGTCATGGCCACAGGACCTTGGCTAGATGAGTGGTGGCGCATGCGGGAACGCCCTTCCCGGATCCGCATCGCGGATGACGGGAAGATCGACAGCGTCTGGCAGCAGCTCATGCTGGAGCGGCGCAGGCTCGACGGAGGCAGTCGGGCCATCCTGGCCGCACTGCTGCAGGCGCTCTGCCTGCTGCTGGACCGCGCCATCACAGAGGCGCCTGCAGCCGCGAAGAGCGGCGCGACCGCGCTGCAAGCGCTGAAAATCAAGCATTTTGTCGAAGCCAACGCCACCGCCTCCTTCACTCTGGATGAGGCGGCCGCTCATGCCGGCATCAGCAAAACCCGCGCCGTTCATCTGTTCAAGCAGCAGATCGGCTGCTCCATCATGCAGTACGCCCAGCAGGTCCGCCTCGCTATGGCGCTCAGGCTCATGGACAACAGCCAGCTGACGCTGGAGCAGATCGCGGACGAGTCCGGCTTCGGAACCTACACCTATTTTCAT encodes:
- a CDS encoding AraC family transcriptional regulator gives rise to the protein MDKDPVTLTLCDFSRHLQPFRQSFRSLDTYLLRLQTEGEARALIGGAMAAILPGDLLLYRPGDAYDLQIEAPAADSRYGPSADYYVMATGPWLDEWWRMRERPSRIRIADDGKIDSVWQQLMLERRRLDGGSRAILAALLQALCLLLDRAITEAPAAAKSGATALQALKIKHFVEANATASFTLDEAAAHAGISKTRAVHLFKQQIGCSIMQYAQQVRLAMALRLMDNSQLTLEQIADESGFGTYTYFHRVFRERYGLSPGSYRKRE